A genome region from Thermogemmatispora onikobensis includes the following:
- the ruvC gene encoding crossover junction endodeoxyribonuclease RuvC: MTQKAPPRRVALGIDPGTAIVGYAVVAAQGDRLSLLACDVITTPAGMPLPQRLQQIYERLGEIISTHQPAEAAMEELFFAKNARTAMMVGQARGVAMLALANHGLPIAEYTPRQVKQAVTGYGSADKAQVGEMVRILLNLRSVPRPDDAADAAAIAICHLHSSHLIRASLLSEDFHPSESGGW; this comes from the coding sequence ATGACTCAGAAGGCTCCGCCGCGGCGGGTCGCCCTGGGCATCGATCCAGGAACGGCAATTGTCGGATATGCTGTCGTAGCGGCCCAGGGCGACAGGCTCAGCTTACTCGCCTGCGATGTCATCACCACGCCCGCCGGTATGCCCTTACCTCAACGTCTCCAGCAAATCTATGAGCGCTTGGGGGAGATCATTAGCACTCACCAGCCGGCGGAGGCTGCAATGGAGGAGCTTTTTTTTGCCAAAAACGCTCGCACGGCGATGATGGTCGGCCAGGCCCGCGGTGTGGCCATGCTGGCCCTGGCAAACCACGGGCTGCCCATTGCAGAGTATACGCCACGCCAGGTGAAACAAGCGGTCACCGGCTACGGTAGCGCAGACAAGGCCCAGGTCGGGGAGATGGTGCGCATTTTGCTCAACCTGCGCTCCGTTCCTCGCCCCGATGATGCCGCAGATGCAGCAGCTATTGCCATCTGTCACCTCCATAGTTCCCACCTGATCAGAGCCAGCCTCCTTTCCGAGGACTTCCACCCCTCAGAATCAGGAGGATGGTAA